In one Brevibacterium sp. CBA3109 genomic region, the following are encoded:
- a CDS encoding ACP S-malonyltransferase: MLAITCPGQGAQKSGFLSSFLELDAFAAQIDELSSASGIDLRLHGTESDDETIKDTALAQPLLVASAIACAAELGVRADYVAGHSVGEIAAAQIAGVFSPADAMRFVAVRGTGMAAAAAQTPTGMSAVVGGEPSDVLSAIEAAGASPANVNGGGQTVAAGSLEDMEKLAENPPERARVIALPVAGAFHTEYMASATKELAATASALEIADPASYILSNSDGTVISSGQNYVDRLVKQVTNPVRWDLCQETLLNAGITGMIELVPGGTLTGIARRAMKGVETFAIKSAADLDGAREFAATHA; this comes from the coding sequence GTGCTAGCAATCACGTGCCCGGGCCAAGGGGCCCAGAAGTCGGGCTTTCTGAGTTCCTTCCTGGAACTGGACGCCTTCGCCGCACAGATCGACGAACTTTCCTCTGCATCCGGGATCGACCTGCGACTGCACGGAACCGAATCGGATGACGAGACCATCAAGGACACAGCACTGGCGCAGCCGCTGCTCGTCGCCTCAGCTATCGCATGCGCCGCTGAGCTCGGAGTCCGGGCTGACTATGTCGCCGGGCACTCGGTCGGCGAGATCGCTGCCGCACAGATCGCCGGTGTATTTTCGCCAGCCGATGCTATGCGCTTCGTCGCAGTGCGCGGAACCGGTATGGCCGCTGCCGCGGCTCAGACACCCACAGGCATGTCAGCCGTCGTGGGTGGCGAACCCAGCGATGTTCTGTCTGCCATCGAAGCAGCCGGCGCCAGCCCCGCCAACGTCAATGGCGGCGGACAGACGGTGGCAGCGGGATCGCTGGAGGATATGGAGAAGCTGGCAGAGAATCCGCCGGAGAGGGCACGCGTCATCGCTCTGCCCGTGGCTGGTGCCTTCCACACCGAGTACATGGCTTCAGCGACGAAGGAACTGGCTGCCACCGCCTCGGCACTTGAGATCGCAGATCCTGCCTCCTATATTCTGAGCAACTCCGATGGAACAGTCATCAGCAGCGGTCAGAACTATGTTGACCGCCTTGTCAAACAGGTCACGAACCCCGTCCGCTGGGACCTGTGCCAGGAGACCCTGCTGAACGCAGGAATCACCGGAATGATCGAACTCGTCCCCGGTGGCACCCTGACCGGCATCGCACGCCGCGCCATGAAGGGCGTGGAAACATTCGCCATCAAGTCCGCCGCAGACCTCGACGGTGCACGTGAGTTCGCCGCGACCCACGCCTGA
- a CDS encoding helix-turn-helix domain-containing protein — translation MTTDAETLRRRAETARRLRAGVGVLSTVTLQRLEARLPWYRSMSPSDRSWVGLLAQSGISSFIDWYRKPDTDLRVVSEIFKSAPRDLIRAISLQQTLQLLKIVVEVVEERVPDIARTVEQPALREAVLVYSREIAFAAADVYARAAEARGSWDARLEAMVVDALVRGDSVDELASRTAAFGWQSEGPVSVLVGRAPQRSAKRGLDVIRRKARNWADDALVGIHDNRLLIVLGGATELDSAVEDLSECFGPSEVIVGPSVPSLAEAATSAKAAIMALKAATARPDSPRPVKAEELLPERALAGDTVALSELISRYYEPLTSGTGQLLKTVSAYVEFGSSLEATAKALSVHPNTVRYRLRKITSAITLDPTVSRDAFVIHIALVYGRLSDAGQLSNTDKTH, via the coding sequence ATGACAACTGACGCCGAAACGCTCCGGCGCCGTGCAGAGACGGCACGCCGTCTCCGGGCGGGAGTGGGAGTCCTCTCCACTGTGACCCTGCAGAGACTCGAAGCTCGGCTCCCCTGGTACCGCAGCATGTCTCCCTCCGACCGATCCTGGGTCGGACTGTTGGCCCAGTCGGGCATCTCGTCCTTCATCGACTGGTACCGCAAACCCGATACGGATCTTCGAGTCGTCAGTGAGATATTCAAATCCGCTCCCCGCGACCTCATCCGCGCAATCAGCCTCCAGCAGACCCTCCAGCTGCTCAAGATCGTCGTCGAAGTCGTTGAGGAGAGGGTGCCCGACATTGCTCGTACGGTCGAGCAGCCTGCTCTGCGGGAAGCCGTTCTCGTCTACTCCCGTGAGATTGCCTTCGCCGCCGCAGATGTCTATGCCCGCGCGGCTGAGGCCAGGGGCAGCTGGGACGCCCGCTTAGAAGCGATGGTCGTCGATGCTCTGGTCCGCGGCGACTCCGTCGATGAGCTGGCCAGCCGCACTGCTGCCTTCGGCTGGCAGTCCGAGGGCCCTGTCAGCGTCCTGGTCGGTCGGGCCCCGCAGAGGTCGGCTAAGCGCGGCCTCGACGTCATCCGCCGCAAGGCCCGCAATTGGGCTGATGACGCCCTCGTCGGCATCCACGACAACCGTCTGCTCATCGTCCTCGGTGGTGCCACCGAACTCGATAGCGCCGTTGAGGATCTCTCCGAGTGTTTCGGCCCCTCCGAAGTCATTGTCGGTCCCAGCGTTCCCAGCCTGGCAGAGGCCGCCACCTCGGCGAAGGCAGCGATCATGGCGCTCAAGGCCGCCACCGCCCGTCCCGACTCACCCCGCCCTGTCAAAGCGGAAGAGCTCCTGCCTGAACGCGCTCTGGCCGGCGACACCGTCGCTCTGAGCGAACTCATCAGCCGCTATTACGAACCGTTGACCTCGGGAACCGGGCAGCTGCTCAAAACGGTCAGCGCCTACGTCGAATTCGGGTCATCCCTGGAAGCCACGGCCAAGGCGCTCTCCGTCCACCCGAACACAGTGAGATATCGGCTCCGGAAGATCACCTCGGCGATCACACTCGATCCGACGGTCTCCCGCGACGCATTCGTCATCCATATCGCGTTGGTGTACGGGCGACTGTCAGATGCGGGGCAATTGTCGAACACCGACAAAACACACTGA
- the aceE gene encoding pyruvate dehydrogenase (acetyl-transferring), homodimeric type has translation MDNRKQGGPILNGLPSQVPDIDPEETEEWLASLDGLIDEGGRSRARYVMLRMLQRSREKQIGVPSLTATDYVNTIGAENEPWFPGDEEVERRYRRWNRWNAAMLVHRAQRPGVEVGGHISTYASSATLYEIGLNHFFRGKDHPGGGDHIFYQGHASPGMYARAYLEGRMSEQDLDGFRQQQSHQINGKPSGLPSYPHPHQLPDFWEHPTVSMGLGPVNAIAQAQFDKYMHNRGIKDTSQQQTWAFLGDGEMDEPESRGMLHVAAFEELDNLNFVINCNLQRLDGPVRGNGKIIQELEAYFRGAGWNVIKVVWGREWDALLGKDRDGALVNLMNATPDGDYQTYKGESGGFVRDNFFGRDPRTKAMVEDYSDERIWNLKRGGHDYRKVFAAYKAAAEHTGQPTVILVKTVKGYSLGPHFEARNATHQMKKMTIDDLKLARDHFQIPISDKDLEADPKLPPYYHPGQDAPEVKYMQERRAALGGYSPERRSTHIDLKLPSDKAFDAGKRGSGKQTIATTMGFVRVLKDLMREKEFGKRIVPIIPDEARTFGMDSLFPTAKIYNPHGQNYISVDRDLFLAYKEATDGQLLHMGINEAGATAALTAVGTSYATHGEPMIPFYIFYSMFGFQRSGDFFWAAGDQMARGFVLGATAGRTTLVAEGLQHGDGHSHLLASTYPSIVSYDPAYTYEIARIVRDGIHRMYDPADERDPNVMYYLTMYNEPMVQPPEPENLDVDGVLKGMYLLSKGPDNGGPKVQLMASGVGVPWILEAQELLAEDWGVSADVWSVTSWTELRRDGLSAEDDRLLNPDADARVPYVTQKMAEVEGPVVATSDFMRAVPDQIRQYVPSHFTSLGTDGYAISDTRPAARRYYHVDGPSVVTQALISLADTGALSIDKAAEAARKYQLDDVTAGTSGSTEGAGA, from the coding sequence GTGGACAATCGGAAACAGGGCGGACCGATACTCAATGGGCTGCCCAGCCAGGTGCCCGACATCGATCCCGAAGAGACTGAGGAGTGGCTGGCATCGCTGGACGGCCTCATTGACGAGGGTGGGCGCTCACGCGCACGTTACGTCATGCTGCGGATGCTCCAGCGTTCGCGAGAGAAGCAGATCGGCGTGCCCAGCCTGACAGCCACTGACTATGTGAACACGATCGGCGCCGAGAACGAACCGTGGTTCCCCGGCGACGAAGAGGTCGAGCGCCGCTATCGGCGCTGGAACCGCTGGAATGCCGCGATGCTCGTCCACCGTGCCCAGCGGCCCGGAGTCGAAGTCGGCGGACATATCTCGACCTATGCCTCGTCGGCCACACTCTACGAAATCGGACTCAACCACTTCTTCCGCGGCAAGGACCATCCTGGCGGCGGCGACCACATCTTCTATCAGGGCCACGCCTCCCCCGGCATGTATGCTCGCGCCTACCTCGAAGGCCGGATGAGCGAACAGGACCTCGACGGATTCCGTCAGCAGCAGTCCCACCAGATCAACGGCAAGCCCAGCGGACTGCCCTCCTACCCGCACCCGCATCAGCTCCCCGACTTCTGGGAGCACCCGACGGTGTCGATGGGCCTGGGGCCGGTGAATGCGATCGCGCAGGCGCAGTTCGACAAATACATGCACAATCGGGGCATCAAGGACACCTCTCAGCAGCAGACCTGGGCATTCCTCGGCGATGGTGAGATGGACGAGCCTGAGAGCCGCGGCATGCTGCATGTCGCCGCCTTCGAAGAACTCGACAACCTCAACTTCGTCATCAACTGCAACCTGCAGCGCCTCGACGGACCTGTCCGCGGCAATGGCAAAATCATCCAGGAGCTCGAAGCCTACTTCCGTGGCGCCGGATGGAACGTCATCAAGGTCGTCTGGGGTCGCGAATGGGACGCCCTGCTGGGCAAGGACCGGGACGGCGCACTGGTCAACCTCATGAACGCCACTCCGGACGGCGACTACCAGACCTACAAAGGCGAGTCCGGCGGATTCGTCCGTGACAACTTCTTCGGTCGCGATCCCCGCACGAAGGCCATGGTTGAGGACTACAGCGACGAGAGGATCTGGAACCTCAAGCGCGGAGGTCACGATTACCGGAAGGTATTCGCCGCCTACAAGGCTGCGGCCGAGCACACCGGCCAGCCGACTGTCATCCTGGTCAAGACCGTCAAGGGCTACTCGCTGGGACCTCACTTCGAGGCCCGCAATGCGACGCACCAGATGAAGAAGATGACGATCGACGACCTCAAGCTGGCGCGTGATCACTTCCAGATCCCGATCTCTGACAAGGACCTCGAGGCCGATCCGAAGCTCCCGCCGTACTATCACCCCGGGCAGGACGCCCCGGAGGTCAAGTACATGCAGGAGCGCCGTGCTGCGCTCGGTGGATACTCCCCCGAACGGCGCAGCACCCACATCGATCTCAAGCTGCCCTCCGACAAGGCCTTCGATGCCGGCAAGCGCGGATCGGGCAAGCAGACGATCGCCACCACCATGGGCTTCGTCCGGGTACTCAAAGACCTGATGCGTGAGAAGGAGTTCGGCAAGCGCATTGTGCCGATCATCCCCGACGAGGCCCGTACCTTCGGCATGGACTCGCTCTTCCCGACGGCGAAGATCTACAACCCGCACGGCCAGAACTACATTTCGGTCGACCGTGATCTCTTCCTCGCCTACAAAGAGGCCACTGATGGCCAGCTGCTCCATATGGGCATCAACGAGGCAGGCGCCACCGCAGCGCTGACCGCTGTCGGCACCTCCTATGCCACGCACGGTGAGCCGATGATCCCGTTCTACATCTTCTACTCGATGTTCGGATTCCAGCGCAGTGGTGACTTCTTCTGGGCGGCAGGCGACCAGATGGCCCGCGGGTTCGTCCTCGGTGCCACCGCTGGCCGGACAACCCTGGTGGCTGAGGGGCTTCAGCATGGTGACGGTCATTCGCATCTGCTGGCATCGACCTATCCGTCGATCGTGTCCTACGATCCTGCCTATACCTACGAGATCGCCCGCATCGTCCGTGACGGCATCCACCGCATGTACGATCCGGCCGATGAGCGTGACCCCAATGTCATGTACTACCTGACAATGTACAACGAGCCGATGGTCCAGCCCCCTGAACCAGAAAACCTCGACGTCGACGGAGTGCTCAAAGGCATGTACCTCCTGTCGAAGGGCCCGGACAACGGCGGCCCGAAGGTCCAGCTCATGGCCTCCGGCGTCGGCGTCCCGTGGATCCTTGAAGCGCAGGAGCTGCTGGCCGAGGACTGGGGCGTGTCGGCCGATGTGTGGTCGGTGACTTCGTGGACCGAGTTGCGTCGCGACGGCCTAAGCGCCGAAGATGACCGGCTGCTCAATCCCGATGCCGACGCACGCGTGCCGTACGTGACCCAGAAGATGGCAGAGGTCGAGGGACCTGTCGTGGCGACTTCGGACTTCATGCGCGCGGTTCCGGATCAGATCCGCCAGTATGTGCCCAGCCACTTCACGTCACTGGGCACCGACGGCTACGCGATCTCGGACACCCGTCCGGCCGCTCGCCGCTACTACCACGTCGACGGCCCCTCGGTCGTGACACAGGCACTGATCTCCCTGGCCGACACTGGGGCGCTCTCGATCGACAAAGCCGCCGAGGCAGCGCGGAAGTACCAGCTCGACGATGTCACAGCGGGCACCTCGGGCTCGACCGAAGGCGCCGGCGCCTGA
- a CDS encoding DUF3052 domain-containing protein, producing MSNSSSERTSSTSTLPSELGQNLGLAAGDYVQEIGYDDDVDLDLCQAIENIIGDKIADGDEDGVFDVILMWWRSDDDDLIDGLVDAQATLKEGGAVWLLSPKASRPGHISPADISEAAPTAGMHVTSTVSAAEYWAGFRLVGKKNHS from the coding sequence ATGAGTAACTCCTCTTCTGAAAGGACATCTTCCACGTCGACCCTCCCCAGCGAGCTGGGCCAGAACCTTGGTTTGGCTGCGGGAGACTATGTGCAAGAAATCGGCTACGACGATGACGTCGACTTGGACCTGTGCCAGGCGATCGAAAACATCATCGGTGACAAGATCGCGGACGGTGATGAAGACGGTGTCTTCGATGTCATTCTGATGTGGTGGCGCTCCGACGACGACGACCTCATTGATGGTCTCGTCGACGCGCAGGCCACGTTGAAGGAAGGCGGGGCCGTCTGGCTTCTGTCTCCCAAGGCAAGTCGGCCCGGCCACATCAGCCCGGCCGACATTTCTGAGGCAGCTCCCACAGCTGGTATGCACGTGACCTCGACGGTCAGCGCGGCTGAGTACTGGGCAGGCTTCCGTTTGGTGGGCAAGAAGAACCATTCATGA
- a CDS encoding redoxin domain-containing protein, translating to MILRPGDRAPDFAVSDQLGSALHLAEALRRSTVILVFFPFAFSPVCGDEIRALEDLRQVLQANAEPIEIIGMTVDSKYTLAAWSEVREVALDLGADFWPHGEVAKSYGVFDADHGVAERGVFVISRTGTIVTSRQAARTETRDFSVDVAHARSVCG from the coding sequence ATGATCCTTCGGCCCGGAGATCGGGCCCCTGATTTCGCCGTATCTGATCAACTCGGCTCCGCGCTCCACCTCGCCGAGGCTCTCCGTCGTTCGACTGTCATCCTCGTCTTCTTCCCGTTCGCGTTCTCACCCGTGTGCGGTGACGAGATCCGAGCACTCGAAGACCTCAGGCAGGTGCTGCAGGCGAATGCTGAACCGATTGAGATCATCGGCATGACCGTCGACTCAAAGTACACGCTTGCCGCGTGGTCGGAAGTTCGCGAGGTCGCCCTTGACCTTGGTGCTGACTTCTGGCCACACGGCGAGGTGGCAAAATCCTACGGAGTCTTCGACGCAGACCATGGGGTGGCCGAACGCGGAGTCTTCGTCATCTCCCGAACGGGTACGATCGTGACCAGTCGTCAGGCAGCACGAACCGAGACGCGTGACTTCTCCGTTGACGTCGCTCATGCGCGATCAGTCTGCGGCTGA
- a CDS encoding HIT family protein, with protein MATIFTKIINGDIPGTFVYQDDVCVAFLDVSPLTEGHTMVVPRDEISHWIDADQALLDHLMAVSRKVGRAQQEAFGCERIGVMIQGYEVPHLHIHVWPTNTIADFDISDRAEMQTPEQLTGPAEKIRRALKQQS; from the coding sequence ATGGCCACCATCTTCACCAAGATCATCAATGGAGACATTCCGGGAACTTTCGTCTACCAGGACGATGTGTGCGTTGCATTCCTCGACGTGTCACCGCTGACCGAGGGCCACACGATGGTCGTGCCCCGGGACGAGATCTCGCACTGGATCGACGCAGACCAGGCACTGTTGGACCATCTCATGGCCGTCAGTCGCAAGGTCGGACGTGCCCAGCAGGAGGCGTTCGGCTGTGAGCGCATCGGCGTGATGATCCAGGGCTATGAGGTCCCGCACCTGCACATCCATGTCTGGCCGACGAACACGATCGCCGACTTCGACATCTCGGACCGTGCTGAAATGCAGACCCCTGAACAGCTGACAGGACCCGCAGAGAAGATTCGGCGGGCCCTAAAACAGCAGTCGTGA
- a CDS encoding PLP-dependent aspartate aminotransferase family protein → MNSMHPDTLMVHGGMEGLTEAGVHVPAIDLSTTNPVNDVATGGDSYEWLATGHPLKDGDSAVYQRLWQPGVARFETALAELEHADEAVAFATGMAAMTAALLAAVSAGTPHIVAVRPLYGGSDHLLETGLLGTTVTWAEEADIASAIQDDTGLVIVETPANPSLDLVDLDSVVAAAGDVPVLVDNTFCTPVLQQPIDHGVALVLHSATKYLGGHGDAMGGIIATSSEWAMRLRQVRAITGALLHPMGAYLLHRGLRTLGVRMRAAQSTAGELAERLAAHPAIAAVHYPGLDGQDPRGLLGRQMSGGGAMIALELAGGFDAARSFVEHCSLVVHAVSLGGADTLIQHPASLTHRPVAATAKPGDGLIRLSVGLEHVDDLADDLVAALDASRAAA, encoded by the coding sequence ATGAACTCAATGCACCCAGATACGCTCATGGTCCACGGCGGAATGGAAGGCCTCACCGAAGCGGGCGTCCACGTTCCGGCGATCGACCTCTCTACAACCAACCCCGTCAACGATGTCGCCACTGGCGGCGATTCCTACGAATGGCTTGCCACCGGCCACCCGCTCAAGGACGGCGACTCGGCCGTTTACCAGCGCCTCTGGCAGCCCGGTGTCGCACGCTTCGAGACCGCCCTGGCCGAACTCGAACACGCCGACGAGGCAGTCGCCTTCGCCACGGGTATGGCCGCCATGACTGCGGCGCTCCTCGCAGCCGTCAGTGCCGGAACGCCGCACATCGTTGCCGTACGCCCGCTCTACGGCGGCAGTGACCACCTGCTCGAAACGGGGCTGCTGGGCACCACTGTCACCTGGGCGGAGGAGGCTGACATCGCCTCCGCGATCCAAGACGACACCGGACTCGTCATCGTCGAGACTCCGGCCAACCCGAGCCTCGACCTCGTCGACCTGGACAGCGTTGTCGCTGCCGCAGGTGACGTCCCAGTGCTCGTGGACAATACCTTCTGCACCCCGGTGCTCCAACAGCCCATCGACCACGGCGTCGCGCTGGTCCTCCACAGCGCAACAAAGTACCTGGGCGGTCATGGTGACGCCATGGGCGGGATCATCGCCACCAGCTCCGAGTGGGCGATGCGACTGCGACAGGTCCGAGCGATCACGGGAGCACTGCTGCACCCCATGGGCGCCTACCTTCTCCACCGGGGACTGCGTACCCTGGGCGTTCGCATGCGCGCCGCACAGTCGACCGCCGGTGAGCTGGCCGAGCGTCTGGCGGCACACCCGGCGATCGCCGCGGTCCACTACCCGGGCCTGGACGGGCAGGATCCACGCGGACTGCTCGGCCGCCAGATGTCGGGAGGCGGCGCGATGATCGCGCTGGAGCTCGCAGGTGGATTCGACGCAGCACGCAGCTTCGTCGAACACTGCAGCCTCGTCGTCCACGCGGTGTCCCTGGGCGGAGCCGACACGCTCATTCAGCACCCTGCATCGCTGACTCACCGACCTGTCGCGGCCACGGCCAAGCCAGGAGATGGTCTGATTCGACTCTCGGTGGGACTCGAGCACGTCGATGACCTCGCCGACGATCTGGTAGCAGCCCTCGACGCCAGCAGGGCCGCTGCCTGA
- a CDS encoding Lrp/AsnC family transcriptional regulator, which produces MSQKIELDDVDRKLLKALSDDARASGTALASAVGISESTVSLRLKRLKTLGVIRGFRVDIDAAAVGIPLQALISIRLAKHDRAEIDAFTAAAPRFPGVVRMYHMAGADDYLLHIVASDTEAVQSFVLDYLTRYPAVAHTRTNLIYRVQDGEEWIPTEP; this is translated from the coding sequence ATGTCGCAGAAAATAGAACTCGATGATGTCGATCGGAAGCTGCTCAAGGCCCTCAGCGATGATGCTCGCGCCTCCGGGACTGCACTGGCATCGGCGGTGGGTATCTCGGAATCCACTGTCTCCCTGAGACTCAAACGCCTGAAGACACTGGGCGTGATCAGAGGGTTCAGAGTCGACATCGATGCTGCGGCTGTGGGCATTCCGCTGCAGGCGCTGATCTCCATCCGTTTGGCCAAGCACGACCGCGCAGAGATCGATGCCTTCACTGCCGCGGCCCCACGGTTTCCCGGTGTCGTGAGGATGTATCACATGGCCGGAGCCGATGACTATCTGCTCCATATAGTCGCCAGCGACACCGAGGCGGTGCAGTCCTTCGTCCTCGACTATCTCACCAGGTACCCGGCGGTCGCCCATACCAGGACCAATCTCATCTACAGGGTTCAGGACGGCGAGGAGTGGATCCCCACGGAGCCGTGA
- a CDS encoding DUF2249 domain-containing protein, which yields MGDEPVIDVRCIPKSQRHTLILNAYRKLEADAGLILIDDQESSPLKHQMEAEFGEALGWEPLAGENEDVRVRISKQAATPMPRVLVDANDLAEVPESSGSVWRLEPQQRDLDANIIALAPGGEIREHTGPALDVLIHILGGGGTLETELSTISLAPGQIVWLPRLSRRRFLADKARGLRYLSVHQRKQGLTITSRS from the coding sequence GTGGGCGACGAACCCGTCATCGATGTTCGATGCATACCGAAGTCCCAGCGCCACACGCTCATCCTCAATGCCTACAGGAAGCTTGAAGCCGACGCGGGGCTGATCCTCATCGACGATCAAGAATCGAGCCCTCTCAAGCACCAGATGGAGGCGGAGTTCGGCGAGGCCCTCGGCTGGGAACCACTGGCCGGTGAAAATGAGGACGTCCGGGTTCGCATCAGCAAACAAGCAGCAACTCCGATGCCGCGCGTGCTCGTCGATGCCAACGACCTCGCCGAGGTCCCTGAGTCATCGGGGTCCGTCTGGCGGCTGGAACCCCAGCAGCGTGATCTCGATGCCAATATCATCGCTCTGGCACCGGGTGGAGAGATCCGCGAACACACGGGGCCCGCTCTCGACGTACTCATCCACATCCTCGGCGGGGGTGGAACACTGGAGACCGAGCTCTCCACGATCTCGCTCGCCCCCGGACAGATCGTCTGGCTGCCTCGACTCTCACGTCGGCGCTTCCTCGCCGACAAGGCGCGGGGTCTGCGATACCTCTCCGTGCATCAACGCAAGCAGGGCCTGACGATCACGAGCCGGAGCTGA